A window of Odocoileus virginianus isolate 20LAN1187 ecotype Illinois unplaced genomic scaffold, Ovbor_1.2 Unplaced_Contig_8, whole genome shotgun sequence contains these coding sequences:
- the LOC139033909 gene encoding LOW QUALITY PROTEIN: amphoterin-induced protein 2-like (The sequence of the model RefSeq protein was modified relative to this genomic sequence to represent the inferred CDS: inserted 2 bases in 1 codon) has product MSLRLHALPTLPGVVRRGCKELLCLLVITVTVSRGASGVCPTACICATDIVSCTNKNLSRVPGNLFRLIKRLDLSYNRIGLLDSEWIPVSLVKLNTLIIRHNNITSISTDSFSTTPNLKCLDLSSNKLKTVKSAVFQELKVLEVLLLYNNHISYLDPSAFGGLSQLQKLYLSGNFLTQFPMDLYVGRFKLAELMFLDVSYNRISSLPMHHINLVPGKQLRGIFLHGNPFVCDCSLYSLLIFWYRRHFSSVMDFKNDYTCRLWSDTRHFHQVLLLQDSFLNCSDSIINGSFRALGFIHEAQVGERLMVHCDGKTGRANTDFMWVGPDNRVLGPDKEMENFHVFPNGSLVIESPRFEDAGVYSCVAMNRQRLLNETVDVTINVSNFTINKSHAHEAFNTAFTTLAACVASTVLVLLYLYLTPCPCKCKPKRRKNMLNQSNVHASILTPCPDSEAATDERKAGAGKRVVFLEPLKDTAAGQNGKVRLFPSETVIAEGILKSTRVKSDSDSXSVFSDTPFVAST; this is encoded by the exons ATGTCTTTACGTTTACACGCACTGCCCACCCTGCCTGGAGTTGTCAGACGGGGCTGCAAGGAACTGCTGTGTTTGTTGGTTATCACGGTGACTGTGAGCCGAGGCGCCTCCGGGGTGTGCCCCACCGCTTGCATCTGTGCCACTGACATCGTCAGCTGCACCAACAAAAATCTGTCCAGGGTGCCTGGGAACCTTTTCAGGCTGATCAAGAGACTGGATCTGAGTTACAACAGAATTGGGCTTCTGGATTCTGAGTGGATTCCAGTATCCTTGGTAAAGCTGAACACCCTCATTATTCGGCACAACAACATCACGAGCATTTCCACGGACAGTTTTTCCACCACTCCAAATCTGAAGTGTCTTGACTTGTCTTCCAACAAGCTGAAGACTGTGAAAAGTGCAGTGTTCCAAGAGCTGAAGGTTCTGGAAGTGCTTCTGCTTTACAACAATCACATTTCCTATCTGGATCCTTCAGCGTTTGGAGGGCTCTCCCAACTGCAAAAACTGTACTTAAGTGGAAACTTTCTCACGCAGTTTCCCATGGATTTGTATGTTGGAAGGTTCAAGCTGGCAGAACTGATGTTTCTAGATGTTTCTTATAACCGGATCTCCTCTCTGCCAATGCATCATATAAATTTAGTGCCAGGAAAGCAACTGAGAGGTATCTTCCTTCATGGAAACCCCTTTGTCTGTGACTGTTCCCTCTACTCCTTGCTGATTTTTTGGTACCGTAGGCACTTCAGCTCAGTGATGGATTTTAAGAATGATTATACCTGTCGCCTGTGGTCTGACACTAGGCACTTCCATCAGGTGCTTCTGCTCCAGGATAGCTTCCTGAACTGCTCTGACAGTATCATCAATGGTTCCTTCCGTGCCCTTGGCTTTATTCACGAGGCTCAGGTCGGGGAAAGGCTGATGGTCCACTGTGACGGCAAGACTGGTAGGGCAAATACCGATTTCATGTGGGTCGGTCCAGATAACAGAGTGCTGGGGCCCgacaaagagatggaaaacttCCATGTGTTTCCCAACGGAAGCCTGGTTATAGAAAGTCCTCGTTTTGAGGATGCTGGAGTGTATTCCTGTGTTGCAATGAATCGCCAACGTCTGTTAAATGAAACTGTGGATGTCACAATAAACGTGAGCAATTTCACCATAAACAAATCCCACGCGCACGAGGCATTTAACACAGCTTTTACCACGCTTGCAGCCTGCGTAGCCAGCACTGTTTTGGTCCTTCTGTACCTCTATCTGACACCGTGTCCCTGCAAGTGTAAACCCAAGAGACGAAAAAATATGCTAAACCAAAGCAATGTCCATGCATCTATTCTCACTCCCTGCCCTGATAGCGAGGCCGCCACCGATGAACGGAAGGCAGGGGCCGGGAAAAGAGTAGTGTTTCTGGAACCCTTGAAGGATACCGCAGCAGGGCAGAATGGGAAGGTCAGGCTCTTTCCCAGTGAAACGGTCATAGCTGAGGGCATCTTAAAGTCCACGAGGGTGAAATCCGACTCAGATTC GTCAGTGTTTTCAGACACACCCTTTGTGGCGTCCACTTAA